The DNA region GCTGCTCCGACATGCCCGCTCGACTCCTACTACCCCTGCCATCGGGTCACTCACATGTCATTGGTCAAAATGGCCGACTGAGACGACCGTCTCTTACGACCCTGTTGTTGTGGTGTCTCAGTCGTACTCGAACATCGACGCCCTCAAACCAGGCCGGCTTGCTTTGCGCTGAACTTCACCGCCTAAAGCCAAAGCTCCATGCGTGGTCGTGCGTGATTCACTGGCTCACCCCGGTCTCCAGGCGCATGAGCTGGGACCCCCCACCCCACGCGCACCAGACACCGCCGTCCCGCCCGAGGGTGAGGGGATGAGGGTTCCAGTGCATGCCAACCCACCAGCCGGTCCACTGTTTGCACGTTAGTGTGAGGATATACTGTCCTTCACTGCTCAACGCAAAAATTCCAGCAAGTTCGGCCTCCAATTTAACCGGCAAGCGACATACAGGCAGCCGATGCAATCCAAGCACGAGGTTGGGAATGCGTGGGAGACACCAGTCGCCGGAAGCAtcggcgcgcgcgcgcgcgcgcgcgcacggCACAATACATTGCAGGGTGGGACAGCCTTCGGTCTCGCGCAGAGAGACAACAAGTTGCTTTAGAGTTTTGGTCGGCGGCCACATTTACATACTGCATCGCCATCTCGCAGCCTGTCGTCTCGTCTTAGGTTGAAAACGCCTCGTGGACTCGCCGGGCATACTTTCTTTTCCAACGCCGGTTTTGGTGCTTGTCTAGGACTACAGAGCCCCGGAATGACGAATTTGGAGCTGGTCTTGGAACTGTCAACCTCGACTCCCTGGTCCAGGCACGGTCCAAGTTCAACCGGTCTACCGTCTGTCTCACAGACCACTTGTTTGCGCTATCCTGCTTTTCAACGTCTCCCAACTCACCTTGTGACTGAGACCAGCACGTGTCGAGGCAGAAAATGGAACTGCGAAGAAACATGTCTCGACCATTGCACCATCCAACAGGCTAATTTCTTTCCTCTTTCCTGGAACTGGTCTAAAGAGACTTTTGCTGTCTTTGGCCTCCTCTTGACGCCTTCAAGCATCCGACAGACCGGTTCGACTCGCTGATGATGCCAACACCGGCGTGATAAATTCGAACGAAATTCGAGTAGGAGGAGGCCCTCTGTGCGGCGTCTGATGGCCAGAGAAACAAGCACAGTACCAGTACAGTTTCTGGACCTGCCTCCACGGCAGACTTTGAGCCAGGATCACTGTCTCCGCATCAGCCCCATGTTCGCATTGGACCGAGGAGAGAAGGCACAGCACGCACGGGGCCATTTATCACCGTGTCTAGGAACTCGAATCCCAACCCATAAAAGACACAGacacgggcggcggcagccaaTACATTGGAAGTACTGCCGACTCCTCCCTCAATGCTCAATGCCTCACAGCTAAGACCTGCATGTATGACCGGGCAGGCGTGGAGAAAGTAGCTGGAAGATGCAGAAGAAAGTGGACAAACAAAAGAGGAGGTGAAGGAGCGAGAGTAGCGGTGCGGTACACAGGGATGATTCCTGTCCTCCCCTGCAACCCTGATCGTCAACTGCCGCCAAGCAAGCGTCTGTTGTtgtggccgtggccgacggccgggtcTGAACTGTGAGAACAGACTCGCGCCGGGCTAATAACGTACGGACAAGAGGGCCAGGACGGGCAGCAGGCTAGTCAAAGCAGCGGCGCCATAGTAACTCAGTaaggcgacggcgtccgaCCACAGCGCCTTGCAATTTGGCTCTTCACATCTCTTTGGCTTCTTTACTGGTACTCCGGGGCTTCTAGCTCGTCCAAATCACTATGATATATGACTTGACAAAATCTCACCACCATGTGTCCCCCTGCAAGCGCAATAAGTGCATCCAAGTGCGTTCGGTTTTtgcacccccccccccccccccccccccttccccatCCCTCTTTTACACCCCCAACCCAATTATGTCATGCATCGTGACTTCAAAGTACCCTGGACCCTCTTGTAATTTTGATACCCGTCGTCCCCACAGGCCGGACATGCTCTCATACTACCTTACCCTCCCGCGTTCGCTCACCGTAGCATCTTCTTGTCAGTCCGCGCTATGGTGTTTAGGTACAGCTAAATATATAGACCATCCTTCCCGCTGTTGGAGACACAGAGGTTCGGGCTTGCTGCCTGAACGAAAGGTTCACCACCCAAACATGCAACACTAGGTCCATGTCTTTCCCTTCATGTACTGTCCTTACCACCGTTGCCTTCTGACATTGACTCTCTGAGttgcttttttcttcttttggaCTTTGGCATTCCCCCCCACAGCTAAATCCCATGGCAACCAGAGTCAGGATGAGTtcattctcttcctcttcgtccccctcgtcgacgtcgtcgtcgtcgtcttcgcgCAAGTCGCGCAGGACGACCAGCATTTCTAACGTCATGTACACCAATGCCGTCTACTTCCCCAACGAACGGATATACCAGGGCGATACGCCTGCAGCTATGAACTATGGCTGCATCAACCATGTTTACTACGCCTTTGCGAATATTTCGTCCGATGGGGGTGTTTTTGTGAGTCTGCCGAGCCAGGACAACAGACACATTTTACTAAACTGGTGTTGACACAGTTGAGCGATGAGTGGGCCGATGCCCGCGCACCAGTTGACGGCGTGCAAGGCGGCCTGGGTTCCCTCATGCACTTGAAGCAGAAACACCCACACTTACAAGTCATCCTATCCATTGGCGGCGGTAATTCAAGTGCCATGTTTCCCTCGGTGGCGGCAAACACATTGTACAGAGACAACTTTGCCAGGTCTGCGAGGGGTCTGGTGGATGCTTCGGGTCTGGATGGTATCGACAGTAAGTTTGCCAGCTTGCAGTAGGTAGTAGTGGACGAATAACTGACGTTTTCTCGACCAGTCATGTGGGAGTATCCATGCGATTCCGAACAGGGCCACCATttcctcgcccttctcgctGCGGTTCGCCTACACATGCCCGAGAGCCATTATCTCCTTACCGCCGCGCTGCCCGCCGCGAAGGCAGTTTTGCAGTACATCGACCTCGGACAAACGGCCGACTATCTCGACTACCTCAACTTGATGGCCTACGATTTTGCCGGCCCATGGACACACAGAAGCGGCCACCACGCCCAATTGTATGCGATGAGCAAGGATGAGAACTCGGGTGCGTCGGGAATACAATATCTGGTCTCGAAAGGTTTCCCCTCGCAAAGAATCCTTCTCGGCATTCCCCTATACGGCCGCAGCTTTCTGCATGCCGCTGGACCAGGTCAAAAGTTCAAGGGGGCGAGCACGTTTGAATACCACGAACTCCCCCGTCGAGGAACGAAGGAAGTCGTGGACAAGAAATCTATCGCAGCGCAGTGTGTCGGTGCGGACGGCGGCTTCGTGACGTATGACAACCCCGATACGGTGAAGATGAAGGCGGCATTCTGCAAGCAAAAGAGCTTAGGGGTAGGTTCCCGGCCGTCTGCATTGAGTGCTGCTATTACTGACAAGTTGTCCAGGGGCTGTTTTACTGGAACGGGCCAGCTGATGCAAAGGACAGCTCGCGGAGCTTGATAGCGACCGGGTTCAGAGCTCTGCACAGCTCCTGATGGAAGTCTTGCCGGGGCATTTGGCTTTGGGCAAGCCTCAGACATTTAACGACAGAATGCCGACTCGAAACGGCAAATGTCGGCCTACCGGGCCGACGGTTATCTACAAACGATGGATGCATTTGCAAGGCGCAGGAAAGGATCTACAACATCTGACTAGGGCACAACTTGGCGTTTGATTTCGGCGACCCGCATCACGAACTTTAGcggttttttttctttttctttcttaccttCTACTCATCCCTTTGATTTCATTACTATTTTCCCTTGTATCTTGCATGAAACCATGTCGGGCGGCATGTTTGAAGGCCTTTTTTGTGGCTTtcagggggagggggatgatTACCAAAAGTTTGGGGCAGCTGATGATATCCTGCATGGGCACGAGGTAAACGATGGGGTGGTGTGTGGCTTGACTTTTTTGCATGGGCATCATTCAGATTCAGCTGGGATTGTCATTACTGTTCGCGTCATGACTTACATCGTAGACGGAGGAAGCCCGAGGGAATGAGTGAGTGGGATGTGAGGGGGTTAGGTAGGATTCTGTGTACTCTGTTAGATTTAATCTGGGCACTGGGAAACGTCGTTGGAACGGGAGTGGCACATGTCGCGGCTCTGTTTCCAAGGCCCAAACAACCTCCTTTCCTCCTTCGGAATTTGTACGTTTTGTATCCATCGTGAtattgtgtgtgtgtgtgtgtgtgtgtgtgtgtgtgtgtgtgtgtgttggtggtggtggtggtggtggagtgGGCTGATCAGCCTTTTGGTGGTAGGTGTGGATTACGGAACgcgttgtgtgtgtgtgtgtgattgAGTATGTGATTTGGGTGTGAATGGCAGAGGCAACCCACGCAGATCATTGCgcggggagggagggtgcGAGTGAGCACGCATGTGGCTCTTGCATTGAAAAGGTGGGAATCGTTCTCCCCCGGATGTGGAGATCGGAGCCCACTCCGAGATTCGGAACACGGAACGATTTGGTACGGCCGGCCGGGGGACACGGCCCAATCAAGAAGTTGGAGGCCGATCGATTGGGGAGGGTTGTTCTGTCAGCCCGAATTCGTCCGTATCACTGATttgaccccccccccccccccccttcccttctccgCCCCTCTTCGTTTTCTTTCGTTATCTGAGAGGGGTGGTTGGGGGCTCTGCGTATAGGTCATCCAATGGGGCGTTGGTAAGAACCAAGTGAGGC from Colletotrichum higginsianum IMI 349063 chromosome 4, whole genome shotgun sequence includes:
- a CDS encoding Glycosyl hydrolase family 18 is translated as MATRVRMSSFSSSSSPSSTSSSSSSRKSRRTTSISNVMYTNAVYFPNERIYQGDTPAAMNYGCINHVYYAFANISSDGGVFLSDEWADARAPVDGVQGGLGSLMHLKQKHPHLQVILSIGGGNSSAMFPSVAANTLYRDNFARSARGLVDASGLDGIDIMWEYPCDSEQGHHFLALLAAVRLHMPESHYLLTAALPAAKAVLQYIDLGQTADYLDYLNLMAYDFAGPWTHRSGHHAQLYAMSKDENSGASGIQYLVSKGFPSQRILLGIPLYGRSFLHAAGPGQKFKGASTFEYHELPRRGTKEVVDKKSIAAQCVGADGGFVTYDNPDTVKMKAAFCKQKSLGGLFYWNGPADAKDSSRSLIATGFRALHSS